The genomic window TTTAAACAGCTAGCGTCAGAaagtttatacagatttgtaaattagtactatttaagaatctcaagtcttccaatacttatcagctgctgtatgctctacaggaagtggtgttttttttcccagtctgacacagtgctctctgctgccacctctttccatgtcaggaactgtccagagcagtagaagatCCATATAAAACAACTCCACTGCTCTGGTCAGATCTTGTCACGAAGCAGCTTTTGAAAGGAAtaaatcatcttttttttttttcaccaaaagGTGATGTGCTGCAGACTTGAAGATCCTGACCAAGAGAATTTTACTGCAAGCACCTTCATTTTTGAATCTGGATGTGCAGCTTTtctttgagaagaaaaaaataaataaaataaagtatgtgtacgtatatgtatatatgtgtgtgtgtgtatataatatatatatatatatatatatatatatatattatacagtggtgccttggattacgagcataataggttccgggaccgtgcttgtaatccaaatccactcttaaaccaaagcaaatgttcccataagaaattatggaaatgcagacaattggttccacaccccaaaaataataatttattattctgaataacatgcaaaacaaatgaaacaaacaatgagaaacagcagaatatgtgatattataagttactgtacagtaatagagaggatgggaaacacaaggggcggacagagactgcagggggcatgaaggaatgagcaggacagatgtgcgcacatacatgcagcactctctgttcagggagagagggggggtgacagttatggagagattaccccacagtcctgtcccctgatgtaagccccagcctgaagtggatctgctatgatttggaaggtggggcagacttcctgggtcagagtacagtgctgtagatcccgctatgcagaccatgcccctccccaactcgccctcccacccagtacagggagctcttaaaccatgtcacaattttgaaaaactgagctcttaaaccaaaacacagtggtacattggtttaTGAGTAACTTGGAttcagagcgttttgcaagagctcagtctttcaaaattgtaacttggtttaaaagctcctggtactgggtgggagggggagtggggaaggggcatggtctgcatagtgtgtctacagcactgtactttgaccaTTCACACCGCTGTATAGAGCGGTTtctctcactgtcctcctgcacagctctgtgattctcccttcctgattggtccatgctgagcacatgcccttccccattgctgtcatgtgaccacacagacctctgacagcagccctgcttctgtaTTCTAGCattttgtactacgctactgcattatagggatctgcagttccatcctgtatctacaaactgctgctgttttttcattcttatgcacttactatacatgatactccacatgctgcttggctatattgtacagtaacttctaatatgattagagatgagcgaaccaggttcgggttcaaattgatccgaacccgaacgttcgggatttgattagcgggggctgctgaactttgataaagctctaaggttgtctggaaaacatggatacagccaatgactatatccatgttttccacatagccttaaggctttatccaagttcagcagccaccgctaatcaaatgccgaaagtttcgctcatctctaaatatgatGTATGTAgctttctttttgttttacatgtaattcagaataaaaaaattaccattattttaggggggggggggaaccatttgtctacatttcaatgatttcctatgggaagatttgctttggtctaagagtgatttggattactagAATGATCACTGAacgattgtgtgtgtgtgtgtgtatatatatatatatatatatatatatatacatgcagtatatccatgtatatctacattataaaaacaaagaaagcacAACCACGCAAAGAGAAACAAACTAGTGGGTCATACTGCAATGCAAGCGCAATGAAAACACACAGACATGTACTTTTATTACAGTAAAACAGCAGATGTTGGAGAACAAGGTGGATCCAGCATGTTTGTTTCAGCTTGTTCAATGCTTTGTTTTCTTGGTAAATAAACTATTAGCAGAGCAGTCTGGTAATGGTTTTCTGTTTATAATGTGGGGCAGTCAGCGCATAATTGCTCTATATTTGTTACAGAGGCCGATGAAAAAAATGATCGAACGTCGCTCAACAGGAAACTTGAAAACAGCTTGGTCCTGCTGGTAAAACATAAGATTGGCAATGAAGATGTCTGGATGTTCCCTCAGGTTGAATGGCAGACTGGAGAAACAATGAGGCAGACAGCCGAACGCGCCCTTTCTAACTTGTCAGGTATTTTCATAAAATGAGTCTATGCAAATCCAGATTTTGTATTTTACTGATTGTCATTCTAGAACATATGTGTCAAACTAAGACCTTCCAgcttttaaaactacaattcccatcatgccttaccaGTCATGATGAGAATTATAGCTTTGTAACAGTTGgcgggcctgagtttgacacccctgttctagaacAATGTTTAGCTCTGTTCCTAGGCCTTGTACCTTAGACCCAGGCATATATGATTGTACCCTCATAAGCAGagggggggaaaaaggggggggacgTTTTTTAGGAGCATCACATTCTTTGTACAAAAAGCTTTATTCTCTCCAAGCAGAAATGCAGTGTTTTGTCAGTAATAATGCTTGACAGACAGAATGCTGCATTTTAGCTCAGTGGAGCATTTTTTATCTCTTTCCTACAGATGTTTTGCtgctgcagtattttttttttctacatgtggCATCTGTAAATGTTGGGACATGAAAGTCCTGCATATTTAAGAAGCTATCTAGGGTGACCTTGTGGTGCTGTTATGTGTGTGTGGCCCTTTATAGATAAGATCGTACACTGATGACTATTTAAAACACTGTACAAGTATTGTCCGATTTCCTCCCTAGGGACAGAAATATcgtttataaagggcttttttccatgTTTAAACATACAAATACTCAGTATACAAATAAGTATACAAATACTCAGATTACAGAGGATATTGGGCTAGGAGTCTGAGAATTATCAGAGGATGCACCAAAGTCTTCGATAAATAAGTTAAGACAATACTTAGGAGATCAGCAGTGTGAAGGTCGACCCCAGGGCTCACTCGCCTCACACTGGTTGGCATCCTAATGGTTCGGAGTCTAGTTCCGACAACTGTTGGCAGATCTCAATAATAATGTACTGTGCTTGGACCCAGCACACTTTCTGCCATCGGACAAAAAAAGGAACAGACATGTTTGACTTCAGCCTCCAGATCATTTACCTGGCAGATGAACGCCGTCACAGATCTAAAGATTTCTTATAGCAGGCTATTGTCCAAATGTTccttacctgttgtgtatagcCAGGTGTAACTGTATGGCTATACACATCTATGGAAAGGCTGGTTTCTTTCTATCTAGTGGAGTtgctaataattagagatgagcaaacctcgagcatgctcgagtcgatccgaacccgattgttcgacatttgattagcggtggctgctgaagttggataaatccctaaggctatgtggaaagcatggatatagtcattgactatatctatgttttccagacaaccttagagctttatccacgttcagcagccccagctaatcaaatgccgatcgttcggcttcggatggactcgaacccgaacccggttcgctcatctctactaataaaccTTTTCTTCTTCACAGAAGATCGCATAGAGGCTCACTTCCTAGGAAATGCTCCTTGCGGCTTTTACAAGTACAAGTTTCCCAAAACGGTGCGGAGTGAAGATATGATGGGGGCCAAGGTGTTCTTTTTCAAAGCTTTGCTCAAAAGTAAATCATTGCTCACAAATAAGAAAAAAGGAGACTACGTTTGGGTTAGCAAAGATGAACTAAAGGACTATTTAAAGCCAGCTTATCTATCTGAAGTGGATAAGTTTTTCATAGAAATATAATGTGTACTATTGTGTAAATATACTAATTAAAACTTTTTGTATGACTGTGAAAAATACAGCAAGTGATTTATCTTTTCTTTCTCAGCTGTTATTTTTTTCTTAGTCTTATTGACTGTAGCAGTCTGAAATCTTTATGCATATGTTCTGTTTACTCCTTTTCCTTCCAAGAGCGatgtctttttattttatttttaatttttttttttgtttcctttttattACATTGACAGAGCTGTATGAGGGCTTAGGCTAAGTTCAAATCTGTGGTGTTTGCACCGTTTATCTGCTCTCACATTGGAGCAGAAGGACAAATAAAGATCAGACACTGTAATCTTGCTGCACAACAGAAAGTGACAAACAAACCCCATCGACTTTTAAGAGGTCCACTAGGTTTCTGCCATGGTGTCCATCGTATTTGACTGGATTATACAACGttctgcttttttctttttctttctttttgggcTGGTCTTTTAGACAGTGGAGGCCTCCAGTGAAGCTTCCAACACAGGCAGGCTGACCAGTACCTTCTAATAACAATAACTTATATAGTGCAAACATGTTCCACAGCATTGTACATAACTCATATTTGTCCTTGTCCCCATTAGAAACTAAATTGTGAGCCACAAATTCAACTATGTATTTTTGGCGTTTAAGTCCATGCACCCTACGGAATGGCAATGGAAAACCCGTCACGCATTCagcagctcgcacccgccggcagactgatgcggcgtacgtgtctctgcccgtgtcatagacattctatgcactggcggattccttcatccgtccaaagaataaaccaGTCAAccttccgtagtgtgcatatttaaatttggggaaatgggggcatcagtggagactcttgattgagtactttattagaattttttcactgatctccttgagttcagtgattactgtgctttgttggttgatttgtcattgccccaactagccaggatcctgctccacactgacgaggggcaaatacaccGAAACGGCTGCCTGTGGATGAATGCCTGCCTTGGGAatcccttgtcatgatcgcaatactcgcaccttgagttagacgttgacaaaaaggggccaccctgttgtttccctatttatgttccaatactcgcaaccgagtgggacttaaggggctatctatcacagtggtgtggtgctctccccatcatggaggcaccccgtggcaacaggctagagatatctggctatcccgtgttttgagacttgcaaccgaggccccctggactcttgttttgcatattgaaatttttgggggcatcagtggagactcttgagtacttcattgggcttttttcactgatctccttgagttcagcaaTTACTGTTTTTCGTAGTCTGCACGCACCCTAAAATAGGAAACTGGAATAATTGTACATGTTGTCCTTGGTGAGATTTAAAGCCAGTGTAGGCAGCAGTGCTAACATTTAATCTCCAATATTACATGCCAGGCTATTTCACGCAAAAAGGTTGAACATGAGATATTGGTTGTCGTTTTGGCCACAATAAATAAGCTTGCAACTCATGTTGACACTTTGTTGTTTTGTTGTTACATCAACATTTCTAGCAAATTTCCCAAATACTAATGAACGACCATTCACTGCTAGAACTTGCAATCTCTTGATTAGAATACTCAAATATGGTTAAAATCTTATCTACTGCTGCTACTGCCACATAGTAACATAAAGTTACTAAATATTGTAGAAAGCATCTCAAGCTCAGAACCTTCCTAGTTAGCCAGAGGAGACAGCAACTACAGCTTCAGTGGACCCCACCCATCATCTATAGGGTATTTTCACAGACTGTCAAAATGGCAAATTTAATGGCCAATAAAGGCTGTTATTTGCCgtgaaatgatggctgtccaggaAAAGTGGTGATTTGTTTTTACCTAGTGGGAAGCCTACTGCTGCAGGTAAAAAAGTGTGCTAGGAGAGCGCTTCCCctgcttaggctacgttcacacagagcaaaaggggcggattacgcgaggaaatatttccacctgatatcaactgacgctgaattccgagcagaatataagcagaatgtaagcagaatccctgcgtattccgctaggaaagtgtttagctcgtaatcagctcttgacaaattcagcgcggaatactcgaggaatccgtgctgaatccgcatgcattcagcgctgaaattcagcgagtatttggcgagtaaactagactataccagactatatactagaatcctcctcccccctattttccccatttccgcactgattcagcgcgtaatttctgCTTGTATTCAGCGCTGAAACAGTAAATCAGAGCcctattggtttgtataggcttccgctagcggaagaatgaatatgttcattcttctggcggaaagcggattagttcagtgcgggaATTTCCCccatgtgaactgcagagcaaaatttccattcaacacaatggaaattagctctgcacctattttaacggctgaaatttcagcgcagaaatttAGCTGCTTTTGCTTTGTGTGAACTAGCCCTAATATCAAGTATATGCTTTGGGTTTTAGTGTTCCCTAaaagtattctattttttttttggcaagcCCCATTAGGAAAGAAGTTTGATACTACCTTTGCTATTTTTCAGAAAAATTAGCGGCACACCTGATGGATTAAgagtgaattttttttcccaaatattttttaaaaactgtcaACTTTTTTGGTCCCCCTAGGGGATTTGTCAGCAATAATTTGatggcttatgctgcgtttacacaacgattatcgttcgaatttgagcgacacagcaaacgattaagcgacgagcaaaaaatttttattttgatcgttcaacatgttctcaaatagtcgttcgcTAAAAtatcgcagatcgctttgtgtaacagtcaaagattccccctatgtaaaagatgggatTAAGCAGTCTTAAAACAattgcaataatgatttttcttacaaattttctaaaaaATTTTCTAACCATTTAatcgtgtaaacgctgatcgttataaaaaccaaatcgttgcttcagaATCGCTAAACGATTGATTAGGCGAATTTTCACGCAGCACTAAACGCAGCACTATATAGTTAAATCAATTGCAGTTTTGGAGGCCTTTTACAGGCCTCGACTACCATAGCAAATTGAATCAATTGCCTTCTATAGATTTGACAACCAATCTGCCACTTTATATCCCCATGCACACTGTTACTTTTTAACTACCTTCCAGCCTTGACAGTGGCATATAATAGCTGGCAATTGCAATAGCTCTGAGCCAGCCATAAATGGCACATCAGGTATGTCATGGTGGCTCAAAGGGTTAAGAGGCTTGTGCTTCCTAATACATCTAGTGCAGGGTGTCAAACtggtagccctccagctgttgcaaaactacaactcccaccaagcctggatagccaaagctttggctgtccaggcatgatgggaattggagttgttaattttgacacctatgatCTAGTGCATCTTGCACCAGCAGAATTTacgttattcaggattagaaaaacacaactactttcttgcatgcacagcatcacccctgtccacaggttccatctacttcaatgaaactgagctgcaaaaccacactcaAACAAAGGACAATAGTGATTCTTTTCTGGGAGAAAAAAAGCAATGTTTTTGtaaacctggacaacccctttaaaggacgtcagagccggggggcggtccgggtcttcttcctcctctgcgtcttcatagagagtgaatggaacggaaaaggctgctggtgcacatgcgcaccagcagccttttcattggctggagcgcatcacatggcttccagcttgctcagccctcaTTGGCTGAGGttactggaagccatgtgatgcgctccagccaatgaaaaggctgccggtgcgcaagcgcactggcagccttatccatccccaggacccggaagtcagagacatcgctggactgCGGTGACGATGAGGCGgatggcgggcgaatggagtggcgatcgtcaccggagggatggtgagtatggtgtctgtgttttttttttttttgggggggggggggggtcccgcgggagttgtcctttaagacaaGTGTGTTGGGGCGGGTCTTAATAAATTTGAGTTTAGATTTAAGTTTACATCTTGTCTATTCTCTTGATGGAGGAAGGATGTCAGTGTGCTGATATGGATTATAGGAGCCTTTTTACTAGTTCAACTAATCAAACAGTTGCCAGAAATACCcggtttccccaaaaataagacctagtagaggttttgctgaattgctaaatataaggcctgcccccgaaagtaagacgtagcaaagtttttgtttggaactATGCCTGCCGAACAGAGCACCAGGATGTGCAGCTGGGATTCTTCTTAGCCCTCCACCGTTGTCCTCTACCTTCaccgtccattgcagagcagtTTCATGCAGGATATGAAGACagtcacctgccgccaaccccgAAGTTCCCTTTCGCGGCCGTCACTTaaaaatgtgcaggcaaggcatcaagaggcctgttGCCAGCCACCCCCCCATTGTCCCCTACTGCTATATGTAGAGctgcacagtctgccgttatcccaTTGCctgctgccatacagtacactgtccctgctgtgctgtacgagtgtgctgtgatgagctctCCTTGGTGGCCTGAAGATGCAAGACCGTTCCTGCTGTACAAGTGGTCCAGGAACTGCTGTGGGAGATTGTAACAGTCTCCAgactatataataaatgttcttttttttttcaacagtaaatgtgaactcttcttcatgaaaaattaagacatcccctgaaaataagacctagtgcatcttttGGAGCAAAAATTTATACACATTTTCAGAGAGACGGGGTAGCACTAGTAGTCATTTGAACTCtttcttagggtataaacacacaccgtatacgcagcaaatacgcagcagattagatctaaataactgaacacagcatcaaatctgcacgatcaaatctgctgcgtatctgctgcatatacggtgtgtgtgtgctTGTACCCTTACCCAAACTGCCTTCCTAGTGTCTGGAATGGTTATTTTGGAACCGCAGAAAATTCTTTTAATGCATTATCAGAAGTGGCACCAATATGGTGCTTCTCTTTAATAGGAATTGGGCTTGTCAGGTTTGTGTGGTGCACTCTTGTGTTGTGGTCATACACATCTGAGGCAGCTATTTCAATCTCCCCATACACAAATATACCGAGATCAGCTGAGCATTCATGCATTTTCAATGGGTAAAGGAGAGAAAACCACTGCCAGATTATTTGGCGGCTGCTTATAGGAAAACAGGATTGGCCATTAAAATCTAAGATGCCTGATCCTTCTGCCCCGACATTATTGGAGGGCCATAGGTATAAAGATGTCGGTTTGACAATGCCTTGGGATTGGCTGCAGCACGATGATAATGATTTGTTTGTCTCCCTTTTATTGTTAAGTACATCTCAGGCATTGGTGGGAGTCATGTAGATTCCTGATAAATAATACATGCATTAGTCAAATATGCTGGTgtgctggaaaaaaaagaaaaactcatatCCTTCCAAAATTAAACAATTAGAAGTTCTAATGTGCATACTGATTGTatcatacattacattatggCTTTAATAAGCAATTGAATTGTCATCTTTTTCTTCTCCCTGACAGGGTAATAGAATAAAACTTGTGTTATGCAGCAGCAGGATAGAAGTATCAATAATGCATCGCATCTAATTGGCATTGTGACAGTAGAACTTGGTCGCTCGCTCACTCAGGAACGCATTTGTTACAATTGTTACAAGATGGAATGTATTCTAAAGCAAATTATCATTTTATACTGAACAGATAGGAGAAAGGTTACAACAAGGAAGACACGTGTACATGGAACAATCCAGGTCTCCTTCACACGAGCTAATTACTTCTGTTAGCTTTGTGAAAAGGGGACAATAGTTCCTGTTCATTGTTCTCTTTAGGTTTTTCATATGCTTGTGTAAAGCCtatattaaagggggttatccagtgctacaaaaacatggccgattTCTTCCCGACACAgcacactcttttctccagttcagttgtggtttgcaataaagctccattcacttcaatggaactacaAAACCCACtcaaactggacacaagagtggtgctgtctttggcagaaagtggccatgttttgtagcgctggataacccttttaaaggcgTAATCCAACTGTTTTTACAATGGAATAATTAAAAATGCTTCTCTGTGAAATGATGTTATGTACTTTTTAtgttgtcccttgtgttcttTTGATTGCTTCTCTGAATGTCCTCCTAATGTATCCAGTGACCGTggccacacatgctcagtagtgcAGTCAGACTATCTCAGTCCTCTTGTACATGGCAACAAACAATTTTTACTATTGTAATGGCCATCCAATAGGAATTTATTAGGAGTATTAGAGGCAGCATCTTTGCACCAGCTCTGTGAACACtgaaatagatagatattaatactatcttaaagggaatctgtgagctgCAATTCCCTTTCCAcccaaagcaagtttgcaatatacattccttatttcttttttgttctcattctgtaaaacaaagcagaacttaccagaaattctggtccagtctcctgaacacAGCTTTTTAGtgttgtgctggttaaaaaaaaagagactaaatacacAATGCATCCATCAGTCAAATGACTGCCGTCTCTGTGAGTACGTAGACCTAAAAAACACatgacttcctgtttttagactctttggaaaaaaaaaatcacagggaGTGCTgtgtccagcttttcctggcacccagggtggagcggcagggagcggagcagcactgaaaggctggCAGCTCGATGAGTGGATGACAGATTAAACAAAGTCACAGCCCTAGAACCCGAAAGCGTCCGCACTGTGGGATGGAGATACTGGCAGCAGcatgggagccagggaggtaagtctgcttttttattttcaaacaacACATTACCGAACATATCTCAAAAAAGGCCCTTACCCAGGGTACCCCTTAAGAACTTTGTTTCTGCAAATCAttgcttattttattttttctaacagCTTCTAAAGTAATATTGTGATCATTTCCTATGTTGTTTCTGTAATTATTGCTACTGCTACTATATGTTTCTATAAGTCTATTATTGGTGAGACCTCCACTCTTTCCTATGTATCCTGTCAAAGTAACCCTCTTCCCACATTTTTCTGTTAATGTGCGGCACAGGCAATAACAACGTTCTATAGCCTTTACATTGCACTAAAATTACCCATCAAAGGTGGTTCCTTCCTGATTTTCTCATCACAATCTTCTTAATGTACATTGAGTGGAATTTGTGCAGCATAAAAAGGTTTTTGGAttcattttatgtatttatagggacatattattttatttcatttagaTGTTGGTGACATTCACCTATTGACATTGTGCGAGTTTCTGCAAATTAATTCCTTAATCAATAATTCTTTAGATAAACTAATGCAGGGTGAGCAAGGGAAAGGAAATGGGAAAGGAAAGTACATGGTTCTTGCATCATCTGCAATTCATCTGTTGCCATCCCTCAAATAATTAAGAATTTCAGTAAAGTTTCAGACTGACCCGTAAGCTCAGGATCTGACTTTCAGATTCAATTTTTTAGCcaagaaaaaaatagattttatgAGTCCTGTTTTATATTATTGTGATTGTATGTAAGATAAGGACATGGAGTACATCTGTACAAAATTGGAAGAGTAATCACCAGAACTAGATAAGATTTAGATTTAAGATGTATATATTTCCTGTACAGATGTTGTTAGCTTTGATTTTGattttactgtatatatgatAGATATAGTAATAGgattaagagagagagagaaggaatcATCTAGGCATAGCAAATGTACACATATATAAATGATTGATACCTTCAGTAATACAATTAATAGCCTTAATAAGAAGTACACTGTGCTGCTGCAGCAGAACCAATATTCATTGGAACTACATTGGAATGGCTAAATAGAATAGTGATCTACAAGCCATTCACAAGCACCAACAAAGTTTAGTCAAGACATAAAGCCTGGAATCACAAAGTAGATAATTGTCATTAGCAGATCCTCCCCACCTCCAAGTATTCCCCTTACTCCTGCCTCTTGTGAATTATAAGACTAAAGTAAAGTCAGTGTACAATAGGTGTTCTTACCCTAAATCAGCTCCCATTGTGGCAGGAACGGTCTTAACGTTTCCCCATGTCTTTATGACGGACTCTTCTTATGGAGAACTAGTATAGCTTAGACCCATATCGATAAGCCCCTGACtggccagccaacaccctgctctgcactgaagaggggcaacaaacCCCTAAACAGCTGCCtgcagtctttccttttggagagattatGTGGCTTTGCGTACATCCCCAGTCTATTTTCTATgactcctagatggagtgaatcactgacttgaagggacatcactTTTCCTAAGTGGTGTGATAgctttttgcatatcctttcttcccagaattcccagtggagcaggaacAACCTTTATGTCTCCACCCATCTTTATGACAGACTCTTCTTGGGGAGAACTAGTATCTCTTTGACCCTACCCTGAATCTGAATATATAACTCTTACTTCGATACTGTATTTCATTTCagagctttagaattttttttgccaattgAGAGATAAAGTCCACAGTGTGTTCCCTTGGACTGCAGAAGCCCGGCACCGTTCGTAGAATGGGTGTTTACATGCAGTCGTAGAAGTGGTATTTAACAGAGATGGGGCTGAATTTTGCTGGGCTTCCTGCGGCCCAGAGGAACGTCCTGTGGGATCgatctcctaatttgcataaactTCTAAAGCTTATAGCTCAGCTTTTCTAAACTTTCCTAATTTTGTAGCCAGCTAAGGGATCAGATTACAAGCAATGCAAGTCTttagagagggaggagagagatgggagggggagtgtctGTGAACACACATATGCCGAAGACGTTGTGGAGACCAGAAATATGCCATACTATACTTAGGATAA from Dendropsophus ebraccatus isolate aDenEbr1 chromosome 1, aDenEbr1.pat, whole genome shotgun sequence includes these protein-coding regions:
- the MRPL46 gene encoding large ribosomal subunit protein mL46 isoform X1, whose protein sequence is MAAPVSRLLTGVLSCRARVWQASVAGCRGLASAPGSSPWRLHGAVCLKRLAVVSQSRTPMQQEVAELLQQIELEKSLYSVHELQLMKDAERLRRKQSNTYDSDDEDDDQDIVMAQDLEDTWEQKWKQMKLAPRVTEADEKNDRTSLNRKLENSLVLLVKHKIGNEDVWMFPQVEWQTGETMRQTAERALSNLSEDRIEAHFLGNAPCGFYKYKFPKTVRSEDMMGAKVFFFKALLKSKSLLTNKKKGDYVWVSKDELKDYLKPAYLSEVDKFFIEI
- the MRPL46 gene encoding large ribosomal subunit protein mL46 isoform X2 — translated: MAAPVSRLLTGVLSCRARVWQASVAGCRGLASAPGSSPWRLHGAVCLKRLAVVSQSRTPMQQEVAELLQQIELEKSLYSVHELQLMKDAERLRRKQSNTYDSDDEDDDQDIVMAQDLEDTWEQKWKQMKLAPRVTEADEKNDRTSLNRKLENSLVLLVKHKIGNEDVWMFPQVEWQTGETMRQTAERALSNLSDRIEAHFLGNAPCGFYKYKFPKTVRSEDMMGAKVFFFKALLKSKSLLTNKKKGDYVWVSKDELKDYLKPAYLSEVDKFFIEI